One window from the genome of Alphaproteobacteria bacterium encodes:
- a CDS encoding 3-methyl-2-oxobutanoate hydroxymethyltransferase: protein MASHATGDGGIPPRDVDKRGLTRIMTLGGAYGTRNYTVHGLRAQKGKRVLVETLPFSPEEAAAAEEAGIDTMKARFDPARPDLTVAVRQAAPNTFMAFSVALVAAASADEAVHLGYEAMVLGADAIMCQWSPRFVAAAAEAGIPVQGHAGLVPRKSTWTGGLRAVGKTLDEAKWVYEEIKRLEDAGAYAVEVEVIPEAILREISKRTTLMTSSIGAGSGGDIQFLFADDILGNNPPPYPRHSKQYRELYKLKQQMQTERIAGFKEYADDVRQGRFPAREHILEAEEAMIEAFVEAVDGRG, encoded by the coding sequence ATGGCAAGCCATGCCACAGGCGATGGCGGCATTCCGCCGCGGGATGTGGACAAGCGCGGGCTGACGCGCATCATGACACTCGGCGGGGCCTACGGTACGCGCAACTACACTGTCCATGGCCTGAGGGCGCAGAAGGGCAAGCGGGTGCTGGTGGAGACCCTGCCCTTCTCGCCGGAGGAAGCAGCGGCGGCAGAGGAAGCGGGTATCGATACCATGAAAGCGCGCTTCGATCCGGCGCGACCCGATCTCACCGTGGCGGTGCGTCAGGCGGCACCCAACACATTCATGGCCTTCTCTGTGGCGCTGGTTGCGGCGGCCAGCGCGGACGAGGCAGTGCATCTCGGTTACGAGGCTATGGTGCTCGGCGCTGACGCCATCATGTGCCAGTGGAGCCCCCGCTTCGTCGCGGCGGCGGCGGAAGCAGGCATTCCCGTGCAGGGCCATGCCGGCCTGGTGCCGCGCAAGAGTACCTGGACGGGCGGTTTGCGCGCCGTCGGCAAGACGCTGGATGAGGCTAAGTGGGTCTATGAGGAGATCAAGAGGCTGGAGGACGCCGGCGCCTATGCGGTCGAGGTCGAGGTTATTCCTGAGGCCATTCTAAGGGAGATCAGCAAACGCACCACGCTGATGACCTCTTCGATCGGGGCGGGCAGCGGCGGCGATATTCAGTTCCTCTTCGCTGACGACATCCTCGGCAACAACCCGCCGCCATACCCGCGGCATTCCAAGCAATATCGCGAACTCTACAAGCTCAAACAGCAGATGCAGACGGAGCGCATCGCCGGCTTCAAGGAATACGCCGACGACGTGCGTCAAGGCCGCTTCCCGGCGCGAGAGCACATTCTCGAGGCCGAGGAGGCGATGATCGAAGCCTTCGTGGAAGCGGTGGATGGCCGTGGCTAG
- a CDS encoding TIGR03084 family metal-binding protein has product MQQAQDFRDECDSLFALVSGLDSAAMDDQTAFKDWTPNTILRHLHVWNWAAHQSLGGTPAFAEFMQAAASRAKSGVLPAFEADWLDGLTDDALLRAWRQEYEAVAESFATADPKRRVKWAGPDMSARSSITARLMETWAHGQAIYDRQGVVRQNADRIRNIVQLGLNTYGWTFANRGEPVPEPVPQLILIGPSGTEWVYGEDNAAERIVGLAEEFCQVVTQTRNIVDTALSVTGSNAMAWMVRAQCFAGSPQDPPTPGTRRTV; this is encoded by the coding sequence ATGCAGCAAGCCCAGGACTTTCGCGACGAATGCGACAGCTTGTTCGCGTTGGTGTCGGGACTCGACAGTGCGGCCATGGATGACCAGACCGCCTTCAAGGACTGGACGCCCAATACGATCCTCCGTCACCTGCATGTCTGGAATTGGGCGGCGCACCAGTCGCTCGGCGGCACGCCGGCTTTTGCCGAGTTCATGCAGGCCGCGGCATCACGGGCAAAGTCAGGCGTCCTGCCCGCCTTCGAGGCTGACTGGCTCGACGGTCTGACCGACGATGCCCTGTTGCGGGCATGGCGCCAGGAATACGAAGCGGTGGCGGAGAGCTTCGCCACGGCCGATCCCAAGCGGCGCGTAAAATGGGCAGGGCCGGACATGAGCGCGCGCTCGTCGATCACCGCGAGGCTGATGGAGACCTGGGCACATGGCCAGGCGATTTACGATCGCCAGGGTGTGGTGCGGCAGAACGCCGACCGCATTCGCAATATCGTGCAACTCGGCCTCAATACCTATGGCTGGACCTTCGCCAACCGCGGCGAGCCGGTGCCGGAGCCCGTCCCCCAGCTCATCCTCATCGGGCCCTCGGGCACCGAATGGGTCTATGGCGAGGACAACGCGGCCGAGCGCATCGTAGGCCTGGCGGAAGAGTTCTGCCAGGTGGTGACGCAGACCCGCAATATCGTCGATACTGCGCTCAGCGTCACCGGCTCTAACGCCATGGCCTGGATGGTCCGCGCTCAATGCTTTGCGGGTTCGCCCCAGGATCCGCCGACGCCGGGCACGCGCAGGACGGTATGA